One part of the Thiomicrospira cyclica ALM1 genome encodes these proteins:
- a CDS encoding DUF58 domain-containing protein, translated as MSSAVTKVNAPIMSAEEIAAWAQAIAADLVDFKPSQRASAQRLFGDQWSKSTGQGMDYADSRAYYPGDELRHLNWRAWARSGQAMTKVFQQERQQAWCVCVDQGPSMRFGSHKRLKVTQAMRFTGWLAWWAQQQGVQWQLVQAHDQLQVWPAPAARDIFRQTMNQLAKPCPPQAVNNAVGFAERLRASQQAWLPGAKVWLVTDFVDWSAQDWQWLFAVQAQFDVQAVSLVDPIELSLPKRARLALQQGMQRWLLDADKLAAYQQWSQQQADTLAKQLRAYGITHWPLSTQDELVDFRRLALELAR; from the coding sequence ATGAGTTCAGCCGTTACTAAGGTGAATGCACCCATTATGAGTGCGGAGGAAATAGCCGCTTGGGCTCAGGCTATCGCCGCAGACTTGGTTGATTTTAAACCCAGCCAACGGGCCAGTGCGCAGCGGTTATTTGGTGATCAGTGGTCTAAATCGACCGGGCAGGGCATGGATTATGCCGACAGCCGAGCTTATTACCCTGGCGATGAGTTGCGTCATCTGAATTGGCGGGCGTGGGCGCGTTCTGGGCAAGCCATGACCAAAGTCTTCCAACAAGAACGTCAGCAGGCCTGGTGCGTCTGTGTGGACCAGGGGCCGAGTATGCGCTTTGGCTCGCACAAGCGTTTAAAAGTTACCCAAGCGATGCGCTTTACCGGCTGGTTAGCCTGGTGGGCGCAGCAACAGGGTGTGCAATGGCAGCTCGTACAAGCCCATGATCAATTACAGGTGTGGCCGGCGCCGGCGGCGCGGGATATTTTTCGGCAAACGATGAATCAACTCGCGAAACCCTGCCCCCCGCAAGCGGTCAACAACGCGGTAGGTTTTGCTGAGCGCTTGCGAGCATCGCAGCAGGCCTGGTTACCTGGGGCAAAAGTTTGGTTAGTGACCGATTTTGTCGATTGGAGTGCACAGGACTGGCAATGGTTATTTGCGGTGCAGGCGCAGTTTGATGTGCAGGCGGTCAGCCTTGTTGATCCGATTGAATTATCTCTGCCCAAGCGGGCGCGACTGGCCTTACAGCAGGGTATGCAGCGCTGGCTACTTGATGCCGATAAGCTGGCGGCTTATCAGCAGTGGTCACAACAGCAAGCTGATACCCTAGCCAAGCAACTGCGTGCTTATGGTATTACCCATTGGCCATTGAGTACCCAGGATGAATTGGTGGATTTTAGACGCTTGGCATTGGAGTTGGCACGATGA
- a CDS encoding AAA family ATPase, protein MSANATASQQAFMGLKTHLQKTIVGQHALLERMLIAMLTGGHVLLEGPPGLAKTTAVKTLARGVHASFQRIQFTPDLMPADVMGSEVLDTQQGGLSFIPGPIFNEIVLADEINRAPPKVQSALLEAMAEKQVTAGGKTRGLPELFIVMATQNPLEQSGTYPLPEAQMDRFMLHVVLDYPTEAEELDILRRDRAKHFGADVEPDTSSLTPQDVMQARRAVAEVFVAPAVEAYIVALIAATRNVSRFDANLAGVLDVAASPRASIALLHAASAYAWLQGRDYVIPEDVALLLPDVLRHRLGLSFAGRAQGWSIDRLLTELLRWVEVPVVA, encoded by the coding sequence ATGTCAGCAAACGCAACAGCGAGCCAACAGGCCTTTATGGGGCTGAAGACACACTTACAAAAAACGATTGTCGGACAGCATGCCTTACTCGAGCGGATGCTAATTGCGATGCTCACCGGTGGTCATGTGTTACTAGAGGGCCCGCCAGGCCTCGCGAAAACGACCGCGGTTAAAACCCTGGCGCGCGGGGTACATGCCAGTTTTCAACGCATTCAGTTTACGCCCGATTTAATGCCGGCGGATGTGATGGGGTCAGAGGTGTTGGATACCCAGCAAGGGGGGTTGAGTTTTATTCCAGGTCCCATTTTTAATGAAATTGTCCTGGCCGATGAAATTAATCGTGCCCCACCGAAAGTGCAATCCGCACTATTAGAAGCTATGGCCGAAAAGCAAGTGACGGCCGGCGGTAAAACGCGTGGTTTGCCAGAATTATTTATCGTGATGGCGACCCAAAACCCGTTGGAACAAAGCGGGACCTACCCACTGCCAGAAGCGCAAATGGACCGGTTTATGTTGCATGTGGTGCTGGATTATCCGACCGAAGCGGAAGAATTAGACATTCTACGTCGGGATCGTGCCAAGCATTTTGGTGCTGATGTTGAGCCCGATACCTCCAGTTTAACCCCGCAGGATGTGATGCAAGCACGCCGCGCGGTGGCGGAGGTTTTTGTGGCACCTGCCGTGGAAGCCTATATTGTGGCGCTGATTGCCGCTACCCGTAATGTAAGTCGTTTTGATGCGAATTTAGCGGGCGTCTTGGATGTAGCGGCGTCGCCGCGCGCCTCGATTGCCCTGTTGCATGCCGCCAGTGCCTATGCTTGGTTACAAGGGCGCGACTATGTGATTCCAGAAGATGTCGCGTTGTTGTTACCTGATGTGCTCCGCCATCGTTTGGGCTTGAGTTTTGCCGGACGTGCGCAAGGTTGGTCGATCGATCGGCTGCTAACCGAATTGTTACGCTGGGTTGAGGTACCCGTTGTGGCATGA
- the dbpA gene encoding ATP-dependent RNA helicase DbpA, with the protein MNQPAQPHSFTTLNLHPDLLSNLESLGYLHQTEIQAQSLPPILAGQDVIAQGKTGSGKTAAFGLGLLNQLDSKNFNIQAMVLCPTRELADQVAEEIRRLARRLPNIKVMTLCGGMNMGAQLSSLQQGAHVIVGTPGRIEEHLRKQTLKLDDLKVLVLDEADRMLDMGFQPAIDAIMETVPSPRQTLLFSATFPSQIEQISERIMQTPLRIQVESQHDHASIAQHFYQVDTPEQRLTALRLLLLKHRPESSVVFCNTKKDAQMVADALHKVGFDVAALHGDLEQRERDQTLIQFANKSIAVLVATDVAARGLDIDALDAVINFHLAHDPEIHVHRIGRTGRAGSKGLAASLISDKESYKVAVLGEYLDQEIKTEPLPDLSILKQTPLQAKMVTLQLDGGKKIKLRPGDILGALTANPLITGEQIGKIKITDMRSYVAVERPIAKLALKHLSSEKLKGKNVRARML; encoded by the coding sequence TTGAACCAACCAGCCCAGCCACATTCGTTTACGACCCTTAATTTACACCCCGACCTACTCAGCAATCTTGAAAGCCTCGGTTATCTGCACCAGACTGAGATTCAGGCGCAAAGCTTGCCACCGATTTTGGCGGGCCAAGACGTGATTGCGCAGGGTAAAACGGGCTCGGGCAAAACCGCAGCCTTTGGTTTGGGCTTACTCAATCAGCTGGATAGTAAAAATTTCAACATTCAAGCGATGGTACTCTGCCCGACCCGCGAATTGGCCGATCAAGTGGCCGAAGAAATTCGCCGTCTTGCGCGTCGCCTGCCGAACATTAAAGTCATGACGCTATGTGGCGGGATGAACATGGGCGCACAACTCAGCTCCTTACAACAAGGGGCGCATGTGATAGTCGGCACACCGGGACGCATTGAAGAACACCTGCGCAAACAAACGCTTAAGCTTGATGACCTCAAGGTGTTGGTACTCGACGAAGCGGATCGGATGCTCGATATGGGCTTTCAGCCAGCGATTGATGCGATTATGGAAACCGTACCCAGCCCGCGCCAAACCCTGTTATTTAGTGCCACCTTTCCGAGCCAGATTGAACAAATCAGCGAGCGGATTATGCAAACACCCCTGCGCATTCAAGTTGAATCGCAACATGACCATGCCAGCATCGCCCAGCATTTTTATCAGGTTGACACGCCTGAACAACGCCTTACTGCGTTACGTTTATTGCTACTTAAGCATCGCCCTGAATCCAGCGTGGTGTTTTGCAACACCAAAAAAGATGCCCAAATGGTGGCGGATGCCTTGCATAAGGTCGGCTTTGATGTGGCCGCGTTACACGGTGACTTAGAACAGCGTGAGCGTGATCAAACCCTGATTCAATTTGCCAATAAAAGCATTGCGGTACTCGTAGCCACCGATGTCGCGGCACGGGGTTTGGATATTGATGCGCTCGATGCGGTGATCAACTTTCACCTAGCCCACGACCCTGAAATCCATGTTCATCGGATTGGCCGTACCGGACGCGCCGGTAGCAAAGGGCTCGCCGCCAGTTTAATCAGCGACAAAGAAAGCTATAAGGTGGCGGTGTTAGGTGAGTATCTCGATCAAGAGATCAAAACGGAACCCTTACCCGATTTAAGTATTTTGAAACAAACACCCCTGCAGGCCAAGATGGTTACCTTGCAACTTGATGGCGGCAAAAAAATAAAACTACGCCCAGGTGACATTCTAGGCGCACTGACCGCCAATCCGCTGATCACTGGCGAACAGATCGGCAAAATCAAAATCACCGACATGCGCAGCTATGTCGCGGTAGAACGCCCGATTGCGAAACTCGCGCTTAAACACCTAAGCAGTGAAAAACTAAAAGGCAAAAACGTCCGCGCCCGGATGTTATAA
- a CDS encoding helix-turn-helix domain-containing protein encodes MKTIYSPEAKRLSSWLREQREAKGLTMRQAGELIQKPHSFIGKIEVGQRRLDVVEFVWYCECLGFDPVEGLVSLRKKHY; translated from the coding sequence ATGAAAACTATTTACTCTCCAGAAGCTAAACGCTTATCTAGTTGGCTACGCGAGCAACGCGAAGCCAAAGGGTTAACCATGCGCCAAGCTGGTGAGTTGATTCAAAAACCCCATTCGTTTATTGGCAAGATAGAAGTTGGCCAGCGCCGCTTAGATGTGGTGGAATTTGTTTGGTATTGCGAATGCTTGGGATTTGATCCCGTTGAAGGTCTAGTTAGCTTGCGAAAAAAACATTACTAG
- a CDS encoding Wzz/FepE/Etk N-terminal domain-containing protein produces the protein MNQHNPAPMPPQYDDEIDLYELWQTIWSQKWLIAIATIIMTVIAGLYAINMTPTYQSEASLLPPSSAQIDSIRLSELSGFNLERPTQESVYQTYLENLTSSEAIMHLLRLEPHQAFIQNELQLSETQAYRFLRKNLTITTPEISQKEVFKLLSTRIAFQASSPHISYEILSDFLSASADLTTQEIRNSLLTSIELKISRLLSEYEQENARVNREIEAEIKRLEEDDLESKTVLLQKFELENQRVNREIQAEIKRLEETDIEHKENLTEQIKLLREKAKLDREFRIARLKTDLNIAQALGIETPVNPSDYNRQAGNVSRIDINSQNPSRYWLGTKALTQEIRSLQQRTSDDPFISELPDLFRQLEALNVNQRIERLKNRQDNFPFSEELRSIQAKLNQLDEENIRILTLKNRTDNFPFSDSLRSLHNKLEVLNEAKTKIAQADFSVFRVAQLPMVPENPIKPNKKLIVAVALVLGGMLGIFIALIRGAVRKRKQMQVVD, from the coding sequence ATGAATCAGCATAACCCTGCACCCATGCCGCCTCAATATGATGACGAAATTGACCTCTATGAACTCTGGCAAACGATTTGGTCACAGAAGTGGCTGATAGCCATTGCCACAATTATAATGACGGTTATTGCTGGGCTGTATGCAATCAATATGACGCCAACCTACCAATCTGAAGCTTCACTACTACCCCCTAGTTCAGCGCAAATTGATAGCATTCGACTCTCAGAACTGAGCGGTTTTAATTTAGAGCGACCAACTCAAGAAAGTGTGTACCAGACTTATCTGGAAAATCTAACTTCATCAGAAGCAATTATGCATTTGCTTAGGTTGGAGCCTCATCAAGCGTTTATACAAAATGAGCTGCAATTGTCTGAGACGCAAGCCTATCGGTTTTTGCGCAAAAATCTAACTATTACGACGCCAGAGATATCGCAGAAAGAAGTTTTTAAATTACTGAGTACCCGTATTGCTTTTCAAGCATCAAGCCCACATATTAGCTATGAAATATTATCCGACTTTTTAAGCGCTTCCGCTGACTTGACCACACAAGAAATTCGTAACAGTTTACTTACCAGTATTGAACTCAAAATAAGCCGGTTACTAAGCGAATACGAACAAGAAAATGCCCGTGTAAACCGTGAAATTGAAGCTGAAATCAAGCGCCTTGAAGAGGATGACCTTGAATCGAAAACGGTTTTATTGCAGAAATTTGAGCTTGAGAATCAGCGTGTAAACCGTGAAATTCAGGCTGAAATAAAGCGATTGGAAGAGACTGATATAGAACACAAAGAAAACCTGACTGAGCAAATTAAACTCTTGAGAGAGAAAGCAAAGCTTGATAGAGAGTTTCGTATAGCTAGGCTTAAGACTGACCTAAATATTGCACAAGCTCTAGGTATTGAAACACCAGTTAATCCGTCCGACTATAATCGGCAGGCTGGCAATGTTTCCAGGATTGATATTAATAGCCAAAACCCTTCTCGCTACTGGCTTGGAACCAAGGCTTTGACCCAAGAAATTAGGTCATTACAACAGCGCACATCAGATGACCCTTTTATTAGTGAATTACCGGATTTATTTAGACAATTAGAAGCACTTAATGTTAATCAAAGAATCGAACGTTTAAAAAACCGTCAGGACAACTTTCCATTTTCAGAGGAGTTAAGGAGTATTCAAGCTAAGTTGAATCAGTTAGATGAAGAAAATATCCGGATCCTCACTCTAAAAAACCGAACAGATAATTTTCCTTTTTCAGATTCACTTCGTAGCCTTCACAATAAACTCGAAGTGTTAAATGAAGCGAAAACAAAAATCGCTCAGGCCGACTTTAGTGTTTTTCGAGTTGCGCAATTACCGATGGTTCCTGAAAACCCAATTAAGCCCAATAAAAAACTGATTGTTGCAGTTGCCTTGGTATTGGGTGGTATGTTGGGGATTTTTATCGCACTGATTAGAGGTGCCGTGCGCAAAAGAAAACAAATGCAAGTTGTAGATTAA